The Fibrobacter sp. UWEL genome segment GCCGATTTGGTTGTTGCGACTTTCGATGATTTGCCTGTTTGCAGCGACAAGCGGGAGGGCGCTACCGCCTACGTGAAGGATGAAAAGACCGCCTACATCTGCGAAGACGGCAAATGGATTTCCGATGACGAAACGGACGGCGACGATTCCTCGTCGAGTGTCAAGCCTAGTTCCTCTTCATCTGACAAAATAGACTCTTCTTCATCTGTCAAGCCTAGTTCCTCCTCCTCTGTCAACCCAGGCTCTTCCAGTAGCAAGAAGGACGACCCGATGTCCAGTAGCAGTTTCAAGTATGAGCAGGATTCCACGGCCTACGAACAGCCTGATGTTGTGAAGGTGAAGGATAAGTCCATTGCAGGCGTTAGCCAAAAGGGACCGTTTGTGACGGGTTCGGCGGTTAAGCTTTATGAACTGGATGGCGAAACCTACGCACAGACCGGCAAGAGCTTTACGGGCAAGATTACCAGCGACAACGGTGAGTTCGGAGTATCTAGCGTTACCTTGGCTAGCCAGTATGCATTGCTCGAAGCCAGCGGCTACTACCGCAATGAAGTCAGCGGTAAAAAGTCTGGCGGTACCATTACCTTGAACGCACTTACAGACCTTAGCGACCGCGAAAAGGTGAACATCAACTTGCTGACTCACCTTGAATATGAACGCGCCCTTTACCTGGTGGGCACCGGCGTGAATGTTCCTGCTGCCAAGAAACAGGCCGAAGCAGAAATCTTCAACGCCTTTGGTATCCAGGGCGATTTTGCGAACTCCGAAGACCTGAACATCTTTAGCAAGGGCGAGGGTAATGCCGCCCTTTTGGCCTTCAGCATTTTGATGCAGGGTAATCGCAGCGAAGCGGAACTCACGGAACTTTTGACAAAGTTCGCAACCGACATCGAGAAGGATGGCGAATGGAATGACGCTTCCACTAAGGCAAAGATTGCGGACTGGGCTAACGAACAAGACTTGAATGGCAAGCTATCTTCGATTCGTTCCAACATCAATAGCTGGGGGTTGGGTTCGGCTCCGGACTTTGAAAAGTATGTGCGCAATTTCTGGTATGCAAATTATGGCCTTGAGGCTTGCGAAGCCGATAGCAAGGGCGTGGTTGCCGCAACCACCAATGAACTTGTTGAAGCCTATGGTACTAAAACCCGCTATATCTGTAATGGCGAGGGTTGGGTAGAAGCTAGCGACATTGAAAAGGACACTTACCAGTGGGCTGCCGGCGAAGATGGCGAAATCAAGCAGGGAAGCGTAACCAAGTCCGTGAACTATGTTTACGACGGCGCTAAAAATGCTTGGAGAAACGCCTCCACGGTTGAAGCCGCCCTTGGCGGTTGCACCGAAACTCGCGAAGCCGACATTTCTTTGAATACGGGCAAGGTGAATGGAACCTGGTACATTTGCAAGAACCGCAAGTGGGAATCCACCAACAACATTACCGTTGATACCCAGGGTTGGGTAGAAGGTAGCGATGGTGATATCAAGAAGGGGGACTCCACCGATGTGCAGTACAAGTACGACGAGGCCCTGGATCAGTGGGTGGCTACGAATGCAAATGATGTGAGCCTGGGCCTAATGGGCTGCACCACCAACCGCACCGGCGAAATCGGCAAGAGCGGCGAAACTTACTACGTGTGCAAGAACAGCAACTGGCAGGTGGCTGCAGAAATAGACTACGACACCTATGGCGAAAAGTGCACCAGTGCCGAAGTGGGCAAGACCATGAACGGCAAGGAGACTGCAACCAACAAGTACTACTGCTCTAGCAAGGGCTGGGTAAGCCTGATGGGTGACTGGACCTTTGACGTGCCGAAGGAGGCTCGCCTGAATCCGGAAATCACCTACGGCACCATGACTGACAAACGCGACTATAAAAAGTACAAGACTGTAAAGATCGGTGATCAGGTGTGGATGGCCGAGAACCTGAACTATGCCGATTCTACAAAAATGCCGAGCCTGAAGGGTAAGTCCTGGTGCTATGACGATAAGGCCGAAAATTGTGATGTAACCGGTCGCCTTTACACCTGGGCTGCGGCCATTGACTCCGTTGCACTGGCAAACGATGCAGACAATCCTCAGACCTGCGGTTATGGTAAGACCTGTACGCTGCCGACAGTTGTTCAAGGCGTGTGCCCCGAGGGCTGGCACCTGCCGAGTTATGATGAATGGGAGACCTTGTTCAAGGCTGTTGGTGGTTTCAGCGCTGCTGGTAAGGCTCTTAAGTCGGGCAGTGGCTGGTACAGCAATGGCAACGGAACGGATACCTACGGCTTCTCCGCGCTCCCTGCAGGCTACAGAAACAACAATGGCAATTTCTACAATGCCGGCAACTTCGCCCTCTTCTGGTCTGCTAGCGAGAACGATAGCTACAACGCCTATTACATGTACTTGGGCTACTTCAGCGAGAATGCCTACATGGACAACAACGATAAGTACTACGGTAGCTCCGTTCGTTGTCTCCAGAACTGAAGCAAGGCGAGTGCCTCGCCAGAACGCTTGCGTTATGGCATGGTCGAGCCGCAGCGAAGTGGCGTGTGAACGCCACTCTAACTAGAGGTGCGTAGCACCACTAGCACGCGCCAGCTATACAGCGAGACTTCGAACTTTAGTTCTTTAGTCGCTGTTATCCACTCTGTGGACAAAGCAGGCGCGTAGGTCCGTTCCAAAAGGGCGAAGCCCAAAGGGAACGGACCCG includes the following:
- a CDS encoding fibrobacter succinogenes major paralogous domain-containing protein; translated protein: MRKKISLMLPLLCAPLAFWACGDGESNSGTSANGSVSEADLVVATFDDLPVCSDKREGATAYVKDEKTAYICEDGKWISDDETDGDDSSSSVKPSSSSSDKIDSSSSVKPSSSSSVNPGSSSSKKDDPMSSSSFKYEQDSTAYEQPDVVKVKDKSIAGVSQKGPFVTGSAVKLYELDGETYAQTGKSFTGKITSDNGEFGVSSVTLASQYALLEASGYYRNEVSGKKSGGTITLNALTDLSDREKVNINLLTHLEYERALYLVGTGVNVPAAKKQAEAEIFNAFGIQGDFANSEDLNIFSKGEGNAALLAFSILMQGNRSEAELTELLTKFATDIEKDGEWNDASTKAKIADWANEQDLNGKLSSIRSNINSWGLGSAPDFEKYVRNFWYANYGLEACEADSKGVVAATTNELVEAYGTKTRYICNGEGWVEASDIEKDTYQWAAGEDGEIKQGSVTKSVNYVYDGAKNAWRNASTVEAALGGCTETREADISLNTGKVNGTWYICKNRKWESTNNITVDTQGWVEGSDGDIKKGDSTDVQYKYDEALDQWVATNANDVSLGLMGCTTNRTGEIGKSGETYYVCKNSNWQVAAEIDYDTYGEKCTSAEVGKTMNGKETATNKYYCSSKGWVSLMGDWTFDVPKEARLNPEITYGTMTDKRDYKKYKTVKIGDQVWMAENLNYADSTKMPSLKGKSWCYDDKAENCDVTGRLYTWAAAIDSVALANDADNPQTCGYGKTCTLPTVVQGVCPEGWHLPSYDEWETLFKAVGGFSAAGKALKSGSGWYSNGNGTDTYGFSALPAGYRNNNGNFYNAGNFALFWSASENDSYNAYYMYLGYFSENAYMDNNDKYYGSSVRCLQN